Proteins encoded together in one Hemiscyllium ocellatum isolate sHemOce1 chromosome 9, sHemOce1.pat.X.cur, whole genome shotgun sequence window:
- the nsun4 gene encoding 5-methylcytosine rRNA methyltransferase NSUN4, with translation MAALRRSSCRLEFLIVKLRQWQRLERRNIYKKKWASSLPRVPSTQLALQSMDMNYSLQFGDLWPSIRLALLCEQKYAALLNGFGDVEKVIQEFEERVKARDFVYEARSQWPEWTPHTDSQPRAVQDSPAPGPSDPEPSEFSDDCTAEQSPSTPDMKQPIPISPNLKCFTFPRGDTTRFKPARPDGLRLLEYYLMDAASLLPVLTLDVRPGHTVLDLCAAPGGKSLALLQTECCRHLAINDISISRLNRLHKILHSYVPKNLRTEDRLRITSFDGRLWGEIERNTFDRVLVDVPCTTDRHSVLEEDNNIFSRLRLKERQKLPLLQTQLLLSGILATKPGGSIIYSTCSLSQLQNEYVVERAVQVAETEHNVELRLVDLSAIRTLYRNTFNFYHHCRVGELVLPHLTANYGPMYFCKLDRIH, from the exons ATGGCGGCGCTGAGACGATCGAGTTGCCGACTGGAATTTTTAATCGTGAAACTGCGGCAGTGGCAGAGACTGGAGCGGCGGAATATTTACAAGAAGAAATGG GCTTCCTCCCTGCCCAGGGTCCCCAGCACACAGCTGGCTTTGCAGAGCATGGACATGAACTACAGCCTGCAGTTTGGTGACCTGTGGCCCTCCATCCGCCTCGCTCTACTCTGCGAGCAGAAATATGCTGCACTCCTTAACGGCTTCGGGGACGTGGAGAAAGTGATCCAGGAGTTTGAGGAGCGGGTGAAGGCCAGAGACTTCGTGTACGAGGCTCGgagtcagtggccggagtggacaccacacacagactctcagccGAGGGCAGTCCAGGATTCGCCAGCTCCTGGGCCTTCTGATCCAGAGCCCTCAGAGTTCAGCGATGACTGCACGGCTGAACAATCACCATCCACCCCGGATATGAAGCAGCCCATACCCATCAGCCCAAACCTCAAGTGTTTCACATTTCCGAGGGGAGACACCACCCGTTTTAAGCCTGCAAG ACCAGATGGTTTAAGATTGTTGGAATATTACCTGATGGATGCTGCATCGCTCCTCCCAGTACTTACTCTGGATGTTCGGCCAGGTCACACAGTCCTTGACCTCTGTGCAGCGCCTGGTGGAAAGTCCCTTGCACTGTTGCAGACAGAATGCTGTC GACATCTCGCAATCAATGATATATCTATATCTCGATTAAACAGACTACATAAAATTCTTCATAGTTATGTCCCAAAGAATCTCCGTACAGAGGACAGGCTACGGATCACATCATTTGATGGCAGACTCTGGGGAGAAATAGAGAGGAACACTTTTGACCGG GTGTTAGTTGATGTACCCTGTACAACTGATAGACACTCGGTACTTGAGGAAGACAATAATATCTTTAGTCGACTACGGCTTAAAGAGCGACAGAAGCTTCCTTTATTGCAGACCCAGTTACTGCT ttctGGCATTCTTGCCACAAAGCCTGGAGGATCAATCATCTATTCAACATGTAGCCTGTCCCAGTTACAAAATGAGTATGTGGTGGAGAGAGCAGTTCAGGTAGCAGAGACAGAACATAATGTGGAGTTGCGTCTGGTGGACCTGTCAGCCATCCGGACCCTTTACAGAAACACATTTAACTTCTATCACCATTGTAGAGTTGGGGAACTCGTACTCCCACATCTCACTGCAAACTATGGACCAATGTATTTTTGTAAACTGGACAGGATACACTAA